One Pan paniscus chromosome 16, NHGRI_mPanPan1-v2.0_pri, whole genome shotgun sequence DNA segment encodes these proteins:
- the LOC134728393 gene encoding putative SCAN domain-containing protein SCAND2P — MAVAVDQQIQTPSVQDLQIVKLEEDSHWEQEISLQGNYSGPETSCQSFWHFRYQEASRPREALLQLQKLCCQWLRPEKCTKEQILELLVLEQFPAVLLQDIQIWVRQQHPESGEEAVALVEDLQKEPGRQRLEVSYKNIVPNS, encoded by the coding sequence ATGGCTGTAGCTGTGGACCAACAAATCCAGACTCCTTCAGTACAAGATCTCCAAATAGTTAAACTGGAAGAAGATTCCCACTGGGAGCAGGAAATTTCCCTTCAAGGGAATTACTCTGGACCAGAGACATCCTGCCAGAGCTTTTGGCATTTCCGTTACCAAGAAGCATCACGACCCCGAGAGGCCCTCCTCCAGCTCCAGAAGCTCTGTTGTCAGTGGCTAAGGCCAGAGAAGTGTACAAAAGAGCAGATCCTGGAGTTGCTGGTCCTAGAACAGTTCCCGGCTGTCCTTCTCCAGGACATCCAGATCTGGGTCAGACAGCAGCATCCGGAGAGTGGAGAGGAGGCAGTGGCCCTGGTGGAAGACTTGCAGAAagaacctggaagacagaggctGGAGGTGAGCTATAAAAACATAGTTCCGAACAGTTAA
- the LOC100974697 gene encoding egl nine homolog 1, protein MANDSCGPGEPSSSERDRQYCELCGKMENLGRCSRSSFCCKERQRQDWKKHKLVCQGSEGALGHGGGPHQDSGPAPPAAAPPSRDRALEARKAARRRDSASEDAAKAKAKSAADPAAAASPPRASPGRTKAMAACYRSMERVMYVMLIIQMETEDV, encoded by the coding sequence ATGGCCAATGACAGCTGCGGGCCCGGCGAGCCGAGCTCGAGCGAGCGAGACCGGCAGTACTGCGAGCTGTGCGGGAAGATGGAGAACCTGGGGCGCTGCAGCCGCAGCTCCTTCTGCTGCAAGGAGCGCCAGCGCCAGGACTGGAAGAAGCACAAGCTCGTGTGCCAGGGCAGCGAGGGCGCCCTCGGCCACGGAGGGGGCCCTCACCAGGACTCCGGCCCCGCGCCGCCGGCTGCAGCGCCGCCGTCCAGGGACCGGGCCCTGGAGGCCAGGAAGGCAGCGAGGCGCCGGGACAGCGCCTCCGAGGACGCAGCTAAGGCAAAGGCCAAGTCCGCGGCCGACCCCGCGGCGGCCGCGTCCCCACCTCGCGCGTCCCCGGGCCGGACAAAAGCCATGGCTGCTTGTTACCGGTCAATGGAACGGGTTATGTACGTCATGTTGATAATCCAAATGGAGACGGAAGACGTGTGA